Proteins encoded in a region of the Triticum dicoccoides isolate Atlit2015 ecotype Zavitan chromosome 3A, WEW_v2.0, whole genome shotgun sequence genome:
- the LOC119273330 gene encoding putative F-box protein At3g16210, whose translation MAEAAPLSPHRSLPEEISIWEILVRLPPKALLRCRAVCRTWRGATSTHDFLLAHHARQPALPLFYASNFKCDGDRVKSLDIIPFDHRVGIAAADRLQSVARIDLSYPGLEISCDGLLVFSVGENRNLSVYNPATRQYAPLPQIAGFMLLGMYLHSPTGEYRLLLYLSDANLGHNGSYVFSVGSDQPPRYKGYPNAFELMFTRPILFRGSLHWQILKSAGNMLKVFNTTVESFRQMRAPLLPYPAHLFEMDGMLSMFSFDEATNTTIDIWMSQDYDNEVWALKYRVKLPVADLTVRFGKFVEYWNFMVTSRDGDVSMLVKFGLCCEKFAFHRM comes from the exons ATGGCGGAGGCTGCACCGCTTTCCCCCCACCGCAGCCTCCCGGAAGAAATCTCCATCTGGGAGATCCTCGTCCGcctgccccccaaagccctcctccGTTGTCGTGCCGTTTGTCGCACCTGGCGCGGTGCCACCTCCACCCACGACTTCCTCCTTGCTCACCATGCCCGCCAGCCCGCCCTCCCCCTCTTCTACGCCTCCAATTTCAAGTGCGACGGCGACCGCGTCAAGTCCCTAGACATCATTCCCTTCGACCACCGAGTAGGGATCGCCGCCGCCGACCGGCTCCAGTCCGTCGCACGAATTGACCTCTCCTATCCCGGTCTGGAGATCTCCTGCGATGGTCTCCTCGTCTTCTCCGTAGGCGAAAACAGAAATTTGTCTGTCTACAATCCCGCAACTCGTCAATATGCTCCACTCCCACAGATTGCTGGCTTCATGTTACTGGGGATGTACCTGCACAGCCCAACCGGCGAGTACAGATTATTGTTGTACTTGAGTGATGCAAATCTGGGACACAATGGCTCCTATGTCTTTTCAGTAGGCTCCGACCAGCCGCCAAGGTACAAAGGGTATCCCAATGCATTTGAATTGATGTTCACCAGACCCATTTTGTTCCGTGGTAGCCTGCATTGGCAAATTCTAAAGAGCGCGGGCAACATGTTAAAGGTATTCAACACGACCGTTGAGTCATTCCGGCAGATGCGTGCTCCGCTTCTTCCTTACCCCGCTCACCTGTTTGAGATGGATGGAATGCTCAGCATGTTCAGCTTTGATGAGGCAACCAACACAACCATTGATATCTGGATGTCACAAGACTATGACAATGAGGTATGGGCCTTGAAATACCGGGTTAAATTACCAGTTGCAGATCTCACAGTGCGGTTTGGAAAGTTTGTTGAGTATTGGAATTTCATGGTCACTTCTAGGGATGGTGATGTGTCCATGCTGGTCAAATTTG GGTTATGTTGTGAAAAATTCGCCTTTCATCGGATGTGA